The Methanopyrus kandleri AV19 DNA segment TCGTGGAGCGCGCCCCTGACGCCGTGGCATACGGGTTCATGCTCCCTCGGGAACCCGGCGCACTCCGGGCACGGTTCGATCGACATTCGGTTCCCCTCGCCCAGGTGACACTCGGCTCCCGTGACGTCCTCCACTATCGACAGGAACGACGTCATCTCCAGCGGGTTGTAGAGGCGGAGTAAGGCCCTCGCATACAGCCTTCCCGCCCGGAAAAAGATCGGGGCGGCGGCGTCCGCGGGGTGGAACTTGAGCGTGTACTCCGACGCGAGTTTGAAGGCCGCCACCTCCTCCGGCTCGCGCTCCGATGCCGCGTGAGCCATCCTCCGGAGTGCCCTCTCGTCCAGCCCGTCGAGCCGCGGAACCGTCGGCTCCCTGGGTTTCCTCCCGATCCGGAACTCGCAGACGTCATCACCGGCGGCGCGGCATCGGACCTCCTCTACCGGCGTCCTTTCCCCCGTCTCGAGCTCATGGGCGCCAGCGATCAGGCCTCTCATGAAGTGACAAACCGGCCCGCGGGCTCCCGGGTAACCGGCGCACTCCGGGTAGTTCCTCACGGTCACCACGTCCTCATCCGCGTCCACCTCGCACCCCGTGAGGTCCGCGAACGTCGTCAGCGTCGACTCCAGGTCGTCACCGAGCTCCCGCGCCAGCAGGCACCCCGCTTCCCGGTTACTTCCATCAGCGCCAACATGACGAGCCGGTTCGTCACGGCCAGACCGCTGGGTCGGATCGTCTCCGTGGCCGATTCCGCACCCCGGCATAGCTCCTTCGTCAGCAACTCCGACCACCCGGAAATAGGTTTCCGGTTAGGATTTAACAGGATCGGGCCCGCCGGGAAAGCCCACAGACCTGGGCGCGGTGTGAACGGGGTGTAGATCTTGGAGAAGCTCGTCCTGCTACCGGGTCCGGTGATGGTGCACGAGGACGTCCTCCTCAGATCGGCGAAACAGGTCATGAACCACCGTAGCGAGGAGTTCGAGGAGATACTCACGGAGTGCGTGGAGCTGTCCAAGTACCTGTTTCAGACGGACGGCAACGTCGCCATCATCACCGGTTCGGGCACCGCGGCCATGGAGGCGGCGATCTACAGCCTCCTCGAGCCCGGTGAGGAGGTCGTCGCGGTGGTCAACGGGAAGTTCGGCGAGCGGTTCGCGGACATCGCCGAGCGTCGGGGCGCCGAGGTGCGCCGGGTGGAGTTCGAGTGGGGCAAGGTCGCGGACCCCGAGCGCGTGGAGGAAGCCCTCGCGGACTCGGACGCGGAGGTCGTCACGCTCGTCCACAACGAGACTTCGACGACCGTGCTCAACCCGGCCGAGGAGATCGCTAGGATCTGCCGTGAGTACGACGCGCTGTTCGTCGTGGACGCGATATCGTCGTTGGGTGGCGTCGAGTTCAGGATGGATGACTGGGGCGTCGACGTCTGCGTCACCGGTTCGCAGAAGGTCCTGGGCTGTCCGCCGGGTCTCGCACTCGTGGCCGTCAACGACAGGGCCTTGGAGGTCATGGAGGAGAAGGACGCGGGTAGCTACTACCTGGACATTCCCAAGTACCTCGAATACCTCGAGAAGGATCCGAAGCAGACGCCGTACACGCCCGCCGTGAACGCCTTCTACGCCCTGCACGAGGCACTGAAGAGGCTGAAGGAGGAAGGACTCGAGGCCCGCTGGGAGCGCTACCGTCTCATGCAACGGATCGTCCGCGAGGGGATCCGGGCACTCGGGCTCGAGTTGTTCGTCGAGGACGACGAGATAGCCTCGCCGACCGTGACCGGAGTCACCTACCCCGAGGGCGTGGACGACCGTGAGTTCAGGGGTGAGATCCTGCGGGACCGCTACGACGTGGTGGTCGCCGGCGGTCAGGACCACCTAGCGGGTGAGATCTTCCGGATCGGACACATGGGTGAGGTCCGGATCCGCGATATGATCACGGCGGTGACCTGCATCGGTCTCGGTATGCGCGAGCTCGGCGTCGACGTGGACGTCGGTGCCGCCGCCGAGGCTATGGCCGACGTGCTGTCAGAGGTATCGTAACGGCCACCGCTCGGTGCCGGTGCCCTCCTCCAGCGCCCTCACACCGTCTATCACGTTCCCGTTCAACACGATCGCTACCGAGAATATCACCGTCCCCGGGAGTACCTCGGCCGGCGCGCCCCGACGTACGGGTCGCGCTCCCGCACCCCTTCCGGCCCCTAAGATGGCCCCGGCCGTCGGCCCCACCTGATCCAACCGCTCGGTTGTGGCTATCAGGACGGGGTCGTCCGTCTCCGGCCCAACGTAGCCCACGCCCGGGATCTCCATGGGCTCCTGAACGGGTCCCCCGCCGACGTCGTAACACAGACCCTCCGCGGCCCTCCGACACACCTCCGCGACCTCGGCCACGCGGTTCTCCGCCGCGTACGTGTCGAACAGCGTCACGACCACGTCCTGGTACTCGGACTCCGGGCAGGCCGCCTCGGCGTAGGACGGCCCCTCGCCCGCGCCCTCCGGAGACTCCGAAACCCCCATAACGTCCTCGCCACCATACTCCCTGAAGAGGTCGAAGACGGCGGCGTTCACGTCCTCCAGTGCCCCCTCTTCGACGACG contains these protein-coding regions:
- a CDS encoding pyridoxal-phosphate-dependent aminotransferase family protein; the protein is MEKLVLLPGPVMVHEDVLLRSAKQVMNHRSEEFEEILTECVELSKYLFQTDGNVAIITGSGTAAMEAAIYSLLEPGEEVVAVVNGKFGERFADIAERRGAEVRRVEFEWGKVADPERVEEALADSDAEVVTLVHNETSTTVLNPAEEIARICREYDALFVVDAISSLGGVEFRMDDWGVDVCVTGSQKVLGCPPGLALVAVNDRALEVMEEKDAGSYYLDIPKYLEYLEKDPKQTPYTPAVNAFYALHEALKRLKEEGLEARWERYRLMQRIVREGIRALGLELFVEDDEIASPTVTGVTYPEGVDDREFRGEILRDRYDVVVAGGQDHLAGEIFRIGHMGEVRIRDMITAVTCIGLGMRELGVDVDVGAAAEAMADVLSEVS
- a CDS encoding V4R domain-containing protein, translated to MDADEDVVTVRNYPECAGYPGARGPVCHFMRGLIAGAHELETGERTPVEEVRCRAAGDDVCEFRIGRKPREPTVPRLDGLDERALRRMAHAASEREPEEVAAFKLASEYTLKFHPADAAAPIFFRAGRLYARALLRLYNPLEMTSFLSIVEDVTGAECHLGEGNRMSIEPCPECAGFPREHEPVCHGVRGALHETLGTFGKEVERVEETECAAVTGELVGRCEFRFELRGL